The following are from one region of the Tissierellales bacterium genome:
- a CDS encoding energy-coupling factor transporter transmembrane component T: MIKDITIGQYFPGDTIVHRLDPRVKIIIIFMFIISLFFIKNFYPYILILFFLILSIKMSKVPINYVLKGLKPLMVIITITFLINVFMTKGVVLFQLGPLTITEEGLSHGIFMALRLIFLVTGTSLLTLTTSPILLTDGIEKLLSPFKAIGLPAHELAMMMTIALRFIPTLLEETDKIMKAQMARGADFESGNIINRAKNLVPLLVPLFVNSFRRADELAMAMEARCYRGGDNRTRLNELKMVRKDYIALVISGAFFLFIAIGSKKLLFG, from the coding sequence ATGATTAAAGATATTACTATAGGTCAATACTTCCCAGGTGATACAATAGTTCATAGGTTAGATCCTAGGGTAAAAATTATAATAATATTTATGTTTATAATTTCACTTTTTTTTATTAAGAATTTTTATCCTTATATTTTAATATTATTTTTCCTAATACTTTCAATTAAAATGTCTAAGGTACCTATTAACTATGTACTAAAGGGTTTAAAGCCTTTAATGGTTATAATAACTATTACCTTTTTAATAAATGTATTTATGACTAAAGGAGTTGTTCTATTTCAATTAGGGCCTTTAACTATAACAGAAGAAGGTTTATCCCATGGAATATTTATGGCACTAAGATTGATTTTCTTAGTAACTGGCACTTCTTTATTAACTTTAACTACATCGCCAATATTGTTAACAGATGGTATTGAAAAGTTACTATCACCTTTTAAAGCAATAGGTTTACCAGCCCATGAATTAGCTATGATGATGACTATAGCTTTAAGGTTTATTCCTACATTGTTAGAAGAAACAGATAAAATTATGAAAGCACAAATGGCAAGAGGAGCAGATTTTGAAAGTGGGAATATTATTAACAGAGCTAAAAATTTAGTACCGTTGTTAGTTCCTCTATTCGTTAACTCCTTTAGAAGAGCAGATGAATTAGCTATGGCGATGGAAGCAAGATGTTATAGGGGAGGAGACAATAGAACAAGACTTAATGAGTTAAAAATGGTTAGAAAAGATTATATTGCATTAGTAATAAGTGGGGCATTTTTTCTTTTTATAGCTATTGGCAGTAAAAAACTTCTATTTGGA
- a CDS encoding energy-coupling factor transporter ATPase, translated as MTIKTKDLNYIYNPGTPFEVKALDNINLEIGKGEFIGLIGHTGSGKSTLVQHLNGLIKPTKGRIIIGDSDITSKDANLKEIRQKVGLVFQYPEHQLFEETVYEDIAFGPKNLGLYKDEVEARVRDAMSFTGLDFERLKDRSPFELSGGQKRRVAIAGVLAMKPEVLILDEPTAGLDPRGRDEILEEIQKVYEKEGTTIILVSHSMEDIAKLVNRIIVMDKGKIKMDGEPRKIFKSSEELESIGLDIPQVTQFMKKYKNKGNLIRDDILTVKEAKEELLKYLRRNAND; from the coding sequence ATGACAATTAAAACGAAAGATTTAAATTATATATACAATCCAGGAACTCCCTTTGAAGTAAAAGCTTTAGATAATATTAATTTAGAAATTGGAAAAGGAGAGTTCATAGGACTTATTGGTCATACAGGCTCAGGTAAATCTACCCTTGTACAACATTTAAATGGACTTATAAAACCTACTAAAGGAAGGATAATTATAGGAGATAGTGATATAACATCAAAAGATGCGAATTTAAAAGAAATAAGACAAAAAGTTGGATTAGTATTTCAATATCCAGAACATCAATTATTTGAAGAAACAGTATATGAAGATATAGCATTTGGGCCTAAAAATTTAGGTTTATACAAAGATGAAGTTGAAGCTAGAGTAAGGGATGCCATGAGCTTTACGGGATTAGATTTTGAAAGATTGAAAGATCGTTCCCCTTTTGAACTAAGTGGTGGTCAGAAAAGAAGAGTAGCTATAGCAGGAGTCTTGGCCATGAAACCGGAAGTCTTAATATTAGATGAGCCTACTGCAGGTTTGGATCCAAGAGGAAGAGATGAAATATTAGAAGAAATTCAAAAAGTATATGAAAAAGAGGGAACAACTATAATTTTAGTATCTCACAGTATGGAAGATATTGCAAAATTAGTAAATCGTATTATTGTAATGGACAAGGGAAAAATAAAAATGGATGGAGAACCAAGAAAAATTTTTAAATCTTCAGAGGAATTGGAGTCTATAGGTTTAGATATACCTCAAGTAACTCAATTTATGAAAAAGTATAAAAATAAGGGGAATTTAATAAGAGATGATATCTTAACCGTAAAGGAAGCAAAAGAGGAGTTATTAAAGTATCTAAGGAGAAATGCCAATGATTAA
- a CDS encoding energy-coupling factor transporter ATPase, whose translation MIKMDKVTFRYKSFGEDELLAVDNVSLSIKEGEFIAILGHNGSGKSTIAKLMNGLLIPAEGKVYVDNMDTEEEDKIWDIRQKAGMIFQNPDNQIVATIVEEDVAFGPENQGIPPKEIRKRVDEALEIVEMNSYKKHAPHLLSGGQKQRVAIAGILAMEPDCIIFDEPTAMLDPVGRKEVMKTIKKLNKEENKTIVHITHYMDEAVEADRILVMEKGQIILEGTPKEIFSQVEKVKELGLDVPQVTELAYELRKEGIDVPKDILTIDELVMAL comes from the coding sequence ATGATAAAAATGGACAAAGTAACCTTTAGATACAAATCTTTTGGTGAAGATGAACTTTTGGCTGTAGATAATGTCTCTCTATCTATTAAGGAAGGGGAATTTATTGCAATACTAGGACATAATGGCTCTGGGAAGTCTACTATTGCAAAACTAATGAATGGGCTCCTTATACCTGCAGAAGGGAAAGTTTATGTAGACAATATGGACACAGAAGAAGAGGATAAAATTTGGGATATTAGGCAGAAGGCTGGAATGATTTTTCAAAATCCAGATAATCAGATAGTGGCAACAATTGTAGAGGAAGATGTAGCTTTTGGTCCAGAAAACCAAGGTATTCCCCCGAAGGAAATAAGAAAAAGAGTAGATGAAGCCTTAGAAATTGTAGAAATGAATAGTTATAAAAAACATGCCCCACATTTATTATCTGGTGGACAAAAACAAAGAGTGGCAATTGCTGGTATATTAGCTATGGAGCCAGATTGTATAATATTTGATGAACCAACAGCTATGTTAGACCCTGTTGGTAGAAAAGAAGTTATGAAGACTATTAAAAAACTTAATAAAGAAGAAAATAAAACTATAGTTCATATAACCCATTATATGGACGAGGCTGTAGAGGCTGATAGAATATTAGTTATGGAAAAAGGCCAAATTATTTTAGAAGGAACTCCTAAAGAAATATTTAGCCAAGTAGAAAAGGTAAAAGAATTAGGACTAGATGTACCCCAAGTTACTGAATTAGCCTATGAATTAAGAAAAGAAGGTATAGATGTGCCAAAAGATATATTGACAATTGATGAATTGGTGATGGCATTATGA
- the rplQ gene encoding 50S ribosomal protein L17 has protein sequence MTQLRKLGRRTDHRKAMLRNQVTSLLEHGKIETTVTKAKETKRMTDKMITLAKRGDVHARRQVLAYLYNEDVVKKLFDEIAPNYEDRNGGYTRIMRIGPRRGDGAELAIIELV, from the coding sequence ATGACACAATTAAGAAAACTTGGTCGTCGCACTGATCACAGGAAAGCAATGTTAAGAAACCAAGTAACTAGTCTCTTAGAACATGGTAAAATAGAAACTACTGTTACGAAGGCAAAAGAAACAAAGAGAATGACAGACAAAATGATTACCCTTGCAAAACGAGGAGATGTTCATGCTAGACGTCAAGTTTTAGCTTATTTATATAATGAAGATGTAGTAAAGAAATTATTTGATGAAATTGCACCTAACTATGAAGATAGAAATGGTGGTTATACAAGGATAATGAGAATAGGCCCTCGTAGAGGAGACGGAGCAGAATTAGCTATTATTGAATTAGTATAG
- a CDS encoding DNA-directed RNA polymerase subunit alpha, producing the protein MIEIEKPRIEVLELSENNTYGKFMVEPLERGYGTTLGNCLRRVLLSSLPGAAVSSVKIQGVLHEFSTVPGILEDVPEIILNLKEISARIYSDEPVILRIEAEGPTEVKAGDIITGPDVEILNEDLHIATINEEGSLYIEMEMNKGRGYVTAERNKKEEQPIGVIPIDSIFTPVEKVNFYVDNTRVGQRTDYDRLVLEVWTNGTMTPDEATSLGSKILTEHLNLFIGLTDHVEDVEIMVEKEEDKKEKVLEMAVEELDLSVRSYNCLKRAGIDTVEELIQRTEEDMMKVRNLGKKSLEEVQSKLAELDLSLKKNDE; encoded by the coding sequence TTATGGAAAATTTATGGTGGAACCCTTAGAACGAGGTTATGGAACAACACTAGGCAATTGTTTAAGAAGAGTATTACTATCTTCTTTACCTGGTGCAGCAGTATCCTCTGTAAAAATTCAAGGGGTTTTACATGAGTTCTCTACAGTTCCTGGCATACTAGAAGATGTGCCAGAAATTATCTTAAACCTAAAAGAGATTTCTGCTAGAATTTATTCAGATGAACCAGTAATATTGAGAATAGAAGCTGAAGGTCCAACAGAGGTAAAAGCAGGTGATATCATTACTGGACCAGATGTGGAGATACTGAATGAAGATTTGCATATAGCTACTATTAATGAAGAGGGATCCTTATATATAGAAATGGAAATGAACAAAGGTAGAGGCTATGTAACTGCAGAAAGAAATAAAAAAGAAGAACAACCAATTGGGGTAATCCCAATAGATTCTATCTTTACTCCTGTTGAAAAAGTTAATTTTTATGTTGATAATACAAGAGTAGGTCAAAGAACTGATTATGATAGATTAGTTTTAGAAGTGTGGACAAATGGTACTATGACACCGGATGAAGCCACTTCTTTAGGTTCTAAAATCTTGACAGAACATCTAAACCTGTTTATTGGTTTAACAGATCATGTGGAAGATGTAGAAATAATGGTAGAAAAAGAAGAAGATAAAAAAGAAAAAGTATTAGAGATGGCTGTAGAAGAGTTAGACTTGTCTGTTAGAAGCTACAATTGTCTAAAAAGAGCAGGAATAGATACAGTAGAAGAATTAATACAAAGAACAGAAGAAGATATGATGAAGGTTCGAAACTTAGGTAAGAAATCCCTTGAAGAAGTACAAAGTAAATTGGCTGAATTAGATTTAAGTTTAAAGAAAAATGATGAGTAA